Proteins encoded together in one Festucalex cinctus isolate MCC-2025b chromosome 8, RoL_Fcin_1.0, whole genome shotgun sequence window:
- the LOC144023628 gene encoding putative peptidyl-tRNA hydrolase 2: MEPSKQPSPPDLGSQDVNPLFLQQLRDLAIPEEAAKQSLLHTGNVSAEEAAMYYFNKLENEEGDEDFMYKMVFVVNMELAMGVGKVATQVGHAAVGLYQTLQDKSSGREMAWKWNNSGAKKIVVQGTNVAHLLELQALAMSFSLPTYLVQDAGLTQVPSGSRTVLAVMGEEDIVNNVTGSLKLL; this comes from the exons ATGGAGCCGTCGAAGCAACCAAGCCCGCCAGACTTGGGTTCACAGGATGTGAACCCTTTGTTTTTGCAGCAACTTCGGGACCTGGCTATTCCAGAAGAAGCAGCTAAACAG tcGCTCCTGCATACTGGGAATGTTTCTGCTGAGGAGGCAGCCATGTACTACTTCAACAAACTGGAGAATGAG GAGGGAGATGAGGACTTCATGTACAAAATGGTGTTTGTGGTCAACATGGAACTTGCTATGGGGGTTGGAAAG gTCGCAACTCAGGTAGGACATGCTGCTGTGGGGTTGTACCAGACTCTGCAGGATAAAAGCAGCGGGAGGGAGATGGCCTGGAAGTGGAACAATAGTGG AGCCAAGAAGATTGTGGTCCAGGGTACCAATGTGGCTCATCTTTTAGAGCTTCAGGCCCTGGCCATGAGCTTCAGTCTGCCCACTTACCTGGTCCAGGATGCAGGGCTTACTCAG GTGCCATCTGGTTCCCGTACCGTCCTGGCTGTCATGGGTGAGGAGGACATAGTGAACAATGTTACTGGCAGTCTGAAGCTGCTCTGA